A genomic window from Halorubrum lacusprofundi ATCC 49239 includes:
- a CDS encoding OsmC family protein: protein MAESDLQDDQEPLKREYDENPEAAQITLSATGEEQDDARSCSVDIGRAIYEAELHEGAGGPGGGACSGDLLLGALAACSQLTAQAVAESFGVDADISVDASGDLDLRGTMGVDDEAPVGFEDLRLDVTVDGDIDEDTRSALRKYTEKYCVVYQTLADPPDVETNWTFD from the coding sequence ATGGCTGAGAGTGACTTGCAAGACGATCAGGAACCGCTGAAGAGAGAGTACGACGAGAACCCCGAGGCGGCCCAGATAACGCTGTCAGCGACCGGAGAAGAGCAAGACGACGCTCGGTCGTGTAGCGTGGACATCGGTCGGGCGATCTACGAGGCGGAGTTACACGAGGGCGCCGGCGGCCCCGGCGGGGGCGCCTGCTCGGGCGACCTCCTGCTGGGCGCGCTGGCCGCTTGCTCCCAGTTGACCGCACAGGCCGTCGCCGAGAGCTTCGGCGTCGACGCCGACATCAGCGTCGACGCCAGCGGCGACCTCGATCTCCGCGGGACGATGGGCGTCGACGACGAGGCTCCGGTCGGGTTCGAGGACCTCCGTCTCGACGTCACCGTCGACGGCGACATCGACGAGGACACCCGCTCGGCGCTTCGGAAGTACACCGAGAAGTACTGCGTCGTCTACCAGACGCTGGCGGATCCCCCGGACGTCGAGACGAACTGGACGTTCGACTGA
- the sucC gene encoding ADP-forming succinate--CoA ligase subunit beta, translating into MKLHEHQAKTIFADAGIPVPDSRLATTVDEALDAVDEIGYPAAIKAQVHVGGRGKAGGIKIATDRDEAEQYAEEILGMDLKGYTVDQILVEQGVDFVDELYVGVTMDRGEGQPVLMVSTEGGVNIEEVAEENPDAIAREHVDPAFGLHPYQARKVVYEAGVDADVALDVASILTTLYDLYEENDASEIEVNPVMITSDRDVIAADAVMNIDEDALFRHPDLAEMAEESYEDDLERKAGEYGFDYVRLSGNVGIIGNGAGLVMTTLDLVDYYGGKPANFLDIGGGAKAERVTKALDMVFSDENVDAVVFNIFGGITRGDEVAKGINEALEQFDEIPKKVVVRLAGTNAEEGMEILNTDLVEVEETLEDAVQRAVKNAEEVTQ; encoded by the coding sequence ATGAAACTACACGAACATCAAGCGAAGACTATCTTCGCCGACGCCGGGATCCCGGTACCGGACTCCCGGCTCGCGACGACCGTCGACGAGGCGCTCGACGCGGTCGACGAGATCGGCTACCCGGCCGCGATCAAGGCGCAGGTCCACGTTGGCGGCCGCGGCAAGGCCGGCGGGATCAAGATCGCGACCGACCGCGACGAGGCCGAGCAGTACGCCGAGGAGATCCTCGGGATGGATCTGAAGGGGTACACCGTCGATCAGATCCTCGTCGAACAGGGCGTCGACTTCGTCGACGAACTGTACGTCGGCGTCACGATGGACCGGGGCGAGGGACAGCCGGTTCTGATGGTCTCGACCGAGGGCGGCGTGAACATCGAGGAGGTCGCCGAGGAGAACCCCGACGCGATCGCGCGCGAGCACGTCGACCCCGCGTTCGGGCTCCACCCGTATCAGGCCCGCAAGGTCGTCTACGAGGCCGGCGTCGACGCCGACGTGGCGCTGGACGTGGCCTCGATCCTCACGACGCTGTACGACCTCTACGAGGAGAACGACGCCTCGGAGATTGAGGTCAACCCCGTGATGATCACGAGCGACCGCGACGTGATCGCCGCGGACGCCGTGATGAACATCGACGAGGACGCGCTGTTCCGCCACCCCGACCTCGCCGAGATGGCCGAGGAGTCCTACGAGGACGACTTAGAGCGGAAGGCCGGCGAGTACGGCTTCGACTACGTCCGCCTCTCCGGGAACGTCGGCATCATCGGCAACGGCGCCGGGCTCGTGATGACGACCCTCGATCTGGTCGACTACTACGGCGGCAAGCCCGCCAACTTCCTCGACATCGGCGGCGGCGCGAAGGCCGAGCGCGTCACGAAGGCGCTCGACATGGTCTTCTCCGACGAGAACGTCGATGCCGTCGTGTTCAACATCTTCGGCGGGATCACTCGCGGCGACGAGGTCGCCAAGGGGATCAACGAGGCCCTAGAGCAGTTCGACGAGATTCCCAAGAAGGTGGTCGTCCGGCTCGCCGGCACGAACGCCGAGGAGGGGATGGAGATCCTGAACACGGATCTCGTGGAAGTCGAGGAGACGCTTGAGGACGCGGTCCAGCGCGCGGTGAAGAACGCAGAGGAGGTGACCCAATGA
- the sucD gene encoding succinate--CoA ligase subunit alpha: protein MSIFVDDDTRVVVQGITGGEGKFHAGQMIEYGTNVVAGAVPGKGGQEVEGVPVYDTVDEAVEAENADASVIFVPPAFAADAIFESLDTDLDLAVAITEGIPTQDMAKVNKRLSEVDTRLIGPNCPGIITPGEAKLGILPGNIFSDGNVGLVSRSGTLTYQVVDNLTERGLGQSTAIGIGGDPIIGTSFIDALDAFEADDDTDAVVMCGEIGGEDEEQAARFIGEHMDTPVAGFIAGRTAPPGKRMGHAGAIVSGSGTGTAQSKIDALNDAGVPVGDTPEEVADHVEDFL, encoded by the coding sequence ATGAGCATTTTCGTCGACGACGACACGCGCGTCGTGGTACAGGGGATCACCGGCGGGGAAGGCAAGTTCCACGCCGGCCAGATGATCGAGTACGGCACCAACGTCGTCGCCGGCGCGGTGCCCGGCAAGGGCGGTCAGGAGGTCGAAGGCGTCCCCGTCTACGACACCGTCGACGAGGCCGTCGAGGCGGAGAACGCGGACGCCTCCGTCATCTTCGTGCCGCCGGCGTTCGCCGCCGACGCGATCTTCGAGTCGCTCGACACGGACCTCGATCTGGCGGTCGCGATCACCGAGGGGATCCCGACGCAGGACATGGCGAAGGTAAACAAGCGCCTGAGCGAGGTTGACACCCGCCTCATCGGCCCCAACTGTCCCGGGATCATCACCCCCGGCGAGGCGAAGCTCGGCATCCTCCCCGGCAACATCTTCTCGGACGGGAACGTCGGGCTCGTCTCCCGCTCCGGTACCCTGACGTACCAGGTCGTCGACAACCTCACCGAGCGCGGGCTCGGCCAGTCGACCGCCATCGGTATCGGCGGCGACCCGATCATCGGCACCTCCTTCATCGACGCCCTCGACGCGTTCGAGGCCGACGACGACACCGATGCCGTCGTGATGTGCGGCGAGATCGGCGGCGAGGACGAAGAGCAGGCCGCCCGCTTCATCGGCGAGCACATGGACACGCCGGTCGCCGGCTTCATCGCCGGTCGCACGGCCCCGCCGGGCAAGCGCATGGGCCACGCGGGCGCCATCGTCTCCGGCTCCGGCACGGGCACGGCGCAGTCGAAGATCGACGCGCTCAACGACGCGGGCGTCCCCGTCGGCGACACCCCCGAGGAAGTCGCCGACCACGTCGAAGACTTCCTGTAG
- a CDS encoding ArsR family transcriptional regulator: MDEGTRELLEPLPPSAKLVYYVLDEEGRFDQTGLAEETRLSTRTVRFAVEKLTEVGLVEEGLCPKDARRSVYTPVPESERSTGSEPEAASEPDAEAPTATAVAED, encoded by the coding sequence ATGGACGAAGGTACCCGCGAGCTGCTCGAGCCGCTCCCGCCGAGCGCCAAACTGGTCTACTACGTCCTCGACGAGGAGGGCCGGTTCGACCAGACCGGGCTCGCCGAGGAGACCCGGCTCTCGACCCGAACCGTCCGGTTCGCGGTCGAGAAACTCACCGAGGTCGGGCTCGTCGAGGAGGGGCTCTGCCCCAAGGACGCGCGCCGGTCAGTGTACACTCCCGTCCCCGAGTCGGAGCGGTCGACCGGCTCCGAGCCAGAGGCCGCCTCCGAGCCTGACGCGGAGGCGCCGACGGCGACCGCGGTCGCCGAGGACTGA
- a CDS encoding tRNA (N(6)-L-threonylcarbamoyladenosine(37)-C(2))-methylthiotransferase translates to MATYHIETYGCSSNRGESREIERALRDGGHRPADGPEDADVAILNTCTVVEKTERNMLRRAEELEDVTAELVVTGCMALAQGDAFREAGVDAEILHWDEVPSHVLNGECPTVTPDAEPVLDGVVGILPIARGCMSNCSYCITKFATGRVDSPTVEENVEKARALVHAGAKEIRVTGQDTGVYGWDNGDRKLPELLDRICDIDGDFRVRLGMANPGGIHGIHEELAEVFADNEELYDFIHAPVQSGSDDVLEDMRRQHRVEKFREVVETFDDRLDHWTLSTDFIVGFPTETEADHERSMDLLAEVRPEKINVTRFSKRPGTDAADMKGLGGTIKKERSKAMSELKMEVVGDAYESMVGETFEVLVVEEGTGDSVKCRDGAYRQIIVQNAAERGVAVGDFLEVEVTGHNTVYAFGEPTDGGRPVDEDPAESTPSSA, encoded by the coding sequence ATGGCGACGTATCACATCGAAACGTACGGCTGTAGTTCCAACCGGGGCGAGAGCCGGGAGATAGAGCGGGCGCTACGCGACGGCGGCCACCGCCCGGCCGACGGTCCCGAAGACGCGGATGTCGCCATCCTCAACACCTGTACGGTCGTCGAGAAAACGGAGCGGAACATGCTCCGGCGCGCCGAGGAGCTGGAAGACGTAACCGCAGAGCTCGTCGTCACCGGCTGCATGGCGCTCGCGCAGGGCGACGCTTTCCGCGAGGCCGGCGTCGACGCCGAGATCCTCCACTGGGACGAGGTGCCCTCGCACGTGCTCAACGGCGAGTGCCCGACGGTCACCCCAGACGCCGAGCCCGTCTTAGACGGCGTCGTCGGTATCCTCCCCATCGCGCGCGGCTGCATGAGCAACTGCTCGTACTGTATCACGAAGTTCGCGACCGGTCGGGTCGATTCTCCCACTGTCGAAGAGAACGTCGAGAAGGCCCGCGCGCTGGTCCACGCCGGCGCCAAGGAGATTCGGGTGACCGGACAGGACACCGGGGTCTACGGCTGGGACAACGGCGATCGGAAGCTGCCGGAGCTGCTCGACCGGATCTGCGACATCGACGGTGACTTCCGAGTTCGACTCGGGATGGCCAACCCCGGCGGTATCCACGGCATCCACGAGGAGCTGGCCGAGGTGTTCGCCGACAACGAGGAGCTGTACGACTTCATCCACGCACCGGTCCAGTCCGGCTCCGACGACGTACTCGAAGACATGCGCCGCCAGCACCGCGTCGAGAAGTTCCGCGAGGTCGTGGAGACCTTCGACGACCGGCTCGACCACTGGACACTGTCGACCGACTTCATCGTCGGCTTCCCGACCGAGACCGAGGCCGACCACGAGCGCTCGATGGACCTGCTCGCCGAGGTCCGCCCGGAGAAGATCAACGTCACCCGCTTCTCGAAGCGCCCCGGTACCGACGCCGCCGACATGAAGGGGCTCGGCGGGACGATCAAGAAGGAGCGCTCGAAGGCGATGTCCGAGCTGAAGATGGAGGTCGTCGGCGACGCCTACGAGTCGATGGTCGGCGAGACCTTCGAGGTCCTCGTCGTCGAGGAGGGCACCGGCGACTCCGTGAAGTGTCGCGACGGCGCTTACCGGCAAATTATCGTCCAGAACGCGGCGGAGCGCGGCGTCGCAGTGGGTGACTTCCTGGAGGTGGAGGTGACCGGTCACAACACCGTCTACGCGTTCGGCGAGCCGACTGATGGCGGTCGACCCGTCGACGAGGACCCCGCCGAGTCGACCCCGTCGTCGGCGTAA